A window of Parambassis ranga chromosome 10, fParRan2.1, whole genome shotgun sequence contains these coding sequences:
- the hopx gene encoding homeodomain-only protein, which translates to MASKATEGLRLSEDQVKVLEDSFNKVSKHPDGTTLMLIAAECGLSEEETQKWFKLRNAKWRQAEGLPAELGSVLD; encoded by the exons ATGGCTTCTAAAGCGACGGAGGGTCTGAGGCTGTCGGAGGACCAGGTCAAAGTGCTGGAGGACAGTTTCAACAAAGTCAGCAAGCATCCGGACGGGACGACGCTCATGCTGATCGCAGCGGAGTGCGGGctgtcagaggaggaaacacaa AAATGGTTCAAGCTACGTAACGCCAAGTGGAGGCAGGCGGAGGGTCTTCCGGCTGAACTGGGATCGGTGTTGGACTAG